CAACAGCGGCATGGTCAACACGTTCCTGGCGAACCTGGGCCTTGTGAAGATCGAGTTTCTGTCGCAGAAGGTGCCTTGGTTAATGACTTATATCTCGGTTGGCGTATGGCAGCATATCGGCTGGGGAACGATCATCTATCTGGCGGCAATGACGGGAATCAACAAGGAATTGTACGAGGCCTCCGATATTGACGGATGCAGCAGACTTCGCAAAGTATGGCATATTACGCTGCCCGGCATTAAGTCAACGATCAATATTTTGCTGATACTCCAGATTGGCAGAATGGTTTCCATAGGGTTTGATCGACCGTTTGTAATGGGCAATTCATTAGTCAGCGATTACTCCGACGTGATCAGTACATTCGTATACAGAGTTGGTATTAGTTCGGGGGATTTCTCCCAAGCGACTGCGGTAGGATTGTTCCAATCCGTCGTTGGCCTAATCCTGCTGATGGGTGCTAACTATATCGCGAAGAAATT
Above is a window of Paenibacillus sp. E222 DNA encoding:
- a CDS encoding sugar ABC transporter permease — encoded protein: MKAVLEQDYASIKKKNKFLHNVKRDKWLYALLLLPFAYILIFKYAPIYGVVMAFQDYNIFAGIQGSEWVGLDVFEFIFQQDSFYRALKNTLLLNVYDLIAGFPAPIILAILLNEVRMVKFKKITQTVLYLPHFLSWVIIGGMVYLMFSNSGMVNTFLANLGLVKIEFLSQKVPWLMTYISVGVWQHIGWGTIIYLAAMTGINKELYEASDIDGCSRLRKVWHITLPGIKSTINILLILQIGRMVSIGFDRPFVMGNSLVSDYSDVISTFVYRVGISSGDFSQATAVGLFQSVVGLILLMGANYIAKKLGEDGIW